The genomic DNA TTCCGGCTGACGAAGTTCCACCACCCTCTCAATCTCACGGGAGGTCAGATCCACATCTTTTACCATGAGTGTCAGCACACGGGCACTGTTCCGCCTCAGCCCGATATCCCATAATAAATCTGCAATCTTCTCATCCCCGGCGGAGAAGTGCAGACCATATTCGCTCCCCATAAAACACACACAAAAAACTTCATAGATCTTGCCCGGGAATACCAGGAGATCGGCGTTAGAAAGCCGGTATGGAAACCAGTATTACAGACGTTCCTTGATGTGACGGCAACGATGAACTGTACCGTGGCATTTGGGGAAGGCACCAATAATTGCAGTTCAGTTCTGGTGTATGCTGATCCACTTCTTGAAAAGGTGTTTTTTAATATTGTTGATAATTCTATTAAATATTGTCCAGATAAGCCATGTATTCGTATGCAATGTCATGAATCCGATGAAGGTCTTATTATTTCGATATATGATAATGGCCCAGGTATTCCAGATACTGAGAAAGAACAGATCTTTACCAAGGGGTATGGAAAAGGGACCGGATTAGGATTATTTCTAGTCAGGGAAATTTTGAGTATTACCGGAATGAAAATCCGGGAGACCGGGAAATTAGGAGAGGGAGCAAAATTTGAGATAATCGTCCCCCCCGGGAAATATATACGTACCGGGTAACCAGAGATCTGCCAGAAACTCCTGACCTGATATTTTCTTCGTCACTATTATTCTAGGAAACAGAGAAGATCCCGTAAATAGGATGTAAGAGAGCCGGGTTTATCCGCTTTCAGCACAATATATCATAAGAGAGGGAGAGATAAAACCGAGGAGCACTAGTATCTACACATTCCAGGATCTGATTGAGGGTGGATTTTTGTATGTCGATAAAACGCGAGATGTGTATGAACTCGTCCGGTATCCAAAAGGCCTGTTCTTCCTTGCAAGACCCCGAAGATTTGGAAAATCACTCCTTCTATCAACAATAAAATTATATTTTCTCGGGAAACGGGATCTCTTCTAGGGGCTTGTCCCAGACTCTAAATATGCCTGATCCTCAGGAATATTAAGGGCCTTGAGGGATTTCCCCAATAGGGTTTTTCATGTAAAATAAGCATCTTGAAGAAATTAGATCACGTGTCCTACGTGAGGTTAATTTTTAATGGTAATTCTCAATCCCTCCTTTCTTATTGATTTTATCCAGAAAGATAGAGATACAATATCACTTCTCAGGGAACTCGAAAGAGATAATGAGATTATCTGTATAACCATTAATTACTAAACTGGAACTTTTCAAGGGAGTATTCTGATTATCAGATATTGAGAGAGATAAAAGGGAGGTTGAAGAATTAATCTCGGTCTTAATTTAATTAGATATTGATTCAACGGTACTCGAGAGACATGAGAACTATCATCAAATCTTAAAAAAGGGTGATTGTATTGGAGATTTTGATGAATTGATTGCATCAATCTGTCTTACCAATAATTATTGTATCATCACTCGTGATTTACATTTTCGGAAGGTTCCCGGATTGCATGTTCGTTCTTACTAATCATACATAAAATTAATTTTCTTGCATCATGGGCCTATACCAATTTGTTGTACTATGGAAATTGAAACTGGTTGTCGTCAATTGAGTCATAAATTTTATATAGATCCCAGATAACTTATTTTTGGGGTAGTGTTATGACAGATCTGCCAATTGCAGCAGTTGTCAGGATTGCGAAATCGAATGGGGCTGAGCGTGTCGGCAGCGATGCAGCGGCGGTATTAGTTGAGAAAGCGGAGAATTATATCGGATACCTTGCAAAGGAAGCAAATAAGCTTGCCATGCACGCAGGTAGGAAAACGATAAAAGAAGAAGACGTTGAAATGGCTGCAAATAAGGCCTGAATGGCTTCTTCTTGTTATTTTTCTCGTGTTTGTTATCATCCTGGTGTGCGCAAATTATTGGTTTCTCTCTGGAAAGTGGGAATAATTGTGTATACCTGTTCGTCAATTACCTGATTTTCAGGTATGAATTTGGGTATTGGTGTACATCTGACTGGGTCACGGGATAGATTCTAATATCTGGTATTCCAATGTAATAAGGCGCGAGGGTACCAAAGCCTGGCCAAATGGGCCGGACTTAAGATCCGGTTTCGAAGGAATCCAAGGGTTCAAATCCCTTCCCTCGCATATAAATTTCATTTTGATCTTCCATTCAGTGTATTTTTCTCTTGTGTTAAGGCCATTGACATGAGGTTTTTTATGAGTGTCAGATGGGTTCTTTATTTACTTTATTTTTGCTTAATAGCGCATTAATTCAGTCTTTCTAATTCGTCATTAACCATAGAATATGATAAAGAGGG from Methanospirillum hungatei JF-1 includes the following:
- a CDS encoding sensor histidine kinase, giving the protein MQTIFAPHKTHTKNFIDLAREYQEIGVRKPVWKPVLQTFLDVTATMNCTVAFGEGTNNCSSVLVYADPLLEKVFFNIVDNSIKYCPDKPCIRMQCHESDEGLIISIYDNGPGIPDTEKEQIFTKGYGKGTGLGLFLVREILSITGMKIRETGKLGEGAKFEIIVPPGKYIRTG
- a CDS encoding histone family protein codes for the protein MTDLPIAAVVRIAKSNGAERVGSDAAAVLVEKAENYIGYLAKEANKLAMHAGRKTIKEEDVEMAANKA
- a CDS encoding AAA family ATPase, whose amino-acid sequence is MYTFQDLIEGGFLYVDKTRDVYELVRYPKGLFFLARPRRFGKSLLLSTIKLYFLGKRDLF